CATCCCTCTAGCTCTAAGTTGTGGCACATACGCAAGAATCTCGTTtatcttgttcatttatttattttctccccaGGACTCTCAGACAGCATGAACTACGATGAAGTCAGCGacgatgataatgatgatgaagacgGAGCCGGTTCTCTTTCCCCTAATACAGAGTCCACACGTCCTGCCTCCGCATCTAGTACCAAGTCCAGCACAGTACGGTCCCcaactagggctgcacgattatggccaaaatgataatcctgattattttgatcaatattgagatctcgatcatttatcacgattattcattgattttagggacaacatatttttcttgcactttcacatttaaataaacagaccgctgctttcacctccatgtcgtgctacattcctgctaatgtacgaATCTTTGCATGAAATTAGAccggtccttaaagtgcatcatctcgtagaagcagaacataaataaaattgtacccaaaatataggatgagtaaaaataaaaatgccatcaaccaaatgtaaatatgcgtcaaatataacaatattcaaccaaataaacaattcaggcgtatgcagaaaagTCAATCActgtgtttacaggaggagagacgcaagacaatttcttttaattacaaaaatttaggagcacagttgaagttgagggtttttaaaaaaaacaaaaaaaaatgtttattaattttttttttttttttttagagatggtaacgttaatgtaggaacatagtgtgagccatgacacattaatttaccttctgataaactaaatgtaaaattttcagttaattttacagactgtatgcagaaaacaaccgttaacctgtttaccttgtaaacaaatacaatacacctcaatgttcagtgtttgaagtctgctcctcttaaataaagttaaagctacactattagacatttccactgtcatggttctgggctggagtcagttctcgaaccgctctgtgtatattgtgtagatatctgaataatctcatataggatgtgattggatgagttcatttacccgtcagatgcacagtgctttagtttaatggtgttcattagggacgcGTCggtcaggatttttacagccgataccgatccagataccgaTCTTTTATtctttaagctttaatcaggaggtcataaacagttaaatgtaagctctctgctcatggtcactgttaattgagttaaaataatagaattgagaaatactgttggttaattgataaataaacagcataaaatatttatttttaaatatcttaaacaataaagagtcctaattaaaagtagactaacacaagcatgatccatattaggaaaaaggctaatagctttctaaggataTAGCAAACTAAGATTAATGTCAAACTGAtttttaaatgcaacccatagtaattaaacattatttcatttatcattttatttatattttatgaaatgattatatctattttttaaaatattaaatgatttatttataactaagcacatctTCTGTCttgacattttattagttttctgtttgtttatcagttgttcctttcaGATGGGTTCCCCAGTActgtgttgccatgtctgctgatgatatcgttttttgggggattaaatcagGACAGTTCAGgacattttgcgggatcaataaaagatggcagtttgtgagatcgggaagttgagagcagcagatgatgtacagagttactctcgtcatcataatggcttctctgcagtatttacacacttgttcggttgactgaggagtgtgaaagtaactgttgcgcggtgtagatgcattttggacttcctgtagtttttattctgattgtattatgcaactccgaacaggtcactcgcaccggtgcgaataaatatttattcacagtcgcacaaagtacttttcagtcaagAATGCgcgtgaaatggtcgcactatAGAGTCTTGAGTTTATCTGCgaagttttttcctgtttggcgtgatgacgtttaatgtccccgacaacctctgtagtgccatttagcatcgtgctagtgtcatgatttcccctcgcgcaaagCACTGGAGCTCGCAGCGACGCTGGCAgctcgagcgctaaaatgctaacagtGCTTCCGAGTTTTGGCACTACAacatgacgtcatccctgcgccgctctatggcGATTGGCtataagtgtaggaagcgcttgatttaaTCTGTAGTggagttttctattagcggaGGACGCACTTTAAACGTTAACATTGCGGTAGATCATGTTCGTTTAAtcatgggcagtcaaaatcgtaatcgcgatcgatatccgattaattgtgcagccctacccCCAACTCTATACACACGCACAGGTTTTTGTCGTTCCACTGATGCGTTTGAACACTGTATATCTGTTCCCATTAGGAGTGTGTGACTGTGGCCTCACCCACGGCAGAAGGCCCCTCCATTGAAGTGGACAATCTGGAGGAATTTGTGCTGCGACCGGCCCCACGTGGCGTTCCAGTAAAGTGCCGTATCACACGTGATAAGAAGGGAATGGACCGTGGCCTATATCCCACCTACTTCATGCACCTGGAGAGAGAGGATGGCAAGAAGGTTAGAGTGTGCAGAGTGTTCAGGCGTAGACGGACATGGCACGCGTACACTGTTTATCTCTTATGTTCGGCTCAAACATTTGGAACGGTGGTAAACAAACTATTTTTGTACACACAACATGTTCAAGGCATTTTAAACCACAGTGGTCTGTATAGATATGAAACAATAAGGCGATATTATTCATCTATTTATATACACTTGCTACCAGGATGATTGATATAAAAtctattattctctctctctctctctctctctctctctctctctctcagttgttCCTATTGGCTGgtagaaagaggaaaaagagcaAGACCTCCAACTATCTGATATCAGTAGATGCCACAGATCTGTCTCGCGAGGCCGAAAGCTTCGTGGGAAAACTGAGGTACGTTCTTCTGCGATCTTTTCCGCTTTTCTCCAAAGAACATCACAAGTGTGGACTTTGCGTATTAACATGGGTCGTACTTTATACTAACAAGCTCTGAGCAAACATCTTCAGTCTACATGAGCAGCTTTATTTAGTACTACTCCTTGATTAAACCCAAGGAAGAAGATTGCCTTGTCGCAGTGTTTCTAGGTACAAAACCAGACACTGGACCCCTGTCGAATGTTACaggttttcattcattattcctcgAATGCTCTGAATCTTCTAGAGGAGAGACTGTATGCATGAAGTTTGACCAAAACCAGTACGGTATTTAAATCTGAAGATTTGAAACATCTGCGCGTCTCTTTGCACGCTACGTCTGCCTTCCTTATTATTTCCTTATCGTTTCTCCTTCTGTTCACATTGACTTCAGATCGAATCTGATGGGGACTAAGTTCACTGTGTATGATAACGGCACAAACCCCAGCAAGAACTCTGGAGCTCTGCTGGAAGAGAGCAGCACACGGCAGGAACTAGCAGCTATCTGCTATGTGAGTATGATTATACCCGGTCTTATTTTGGACAGGCCAGAATTGCAGCTGGATGACCATACGTGCTATACTCTCACTCGGTAGGAAACCAACGTACTCGGATTTAAAGGCCCGCGCAAGATGACCGTCGTCATCCCTGGCATGAACATGAACTTCGAGCGTGTTCCCGTTCGTCCCACGAACGTACGTCTTTATTGTTCTGTCTGAAGTTGTGTGAGCCGTGCGTATTTTTAGTCCACAGATTAAGGCAGGTATAAAAGTTACCCGTCATAGTGCCGGATTTCCATCACTGTCGCCGCAGTCCAGTCGGTGATAACGTCGTTAACTAAGTCCACAGGAATATATTTAAGTAGCGAATCATTTCATACAGGCACCGCTCAGTAAAAATCAATATTCAACTGCATTCAAAgattctcatttctttcttattatttaATCGTTGTTAACAGGACCAGGAGTCGTTGTTGAGCAAATGGCAAAATCGCTCACTGGAGAACCTGATCGAGTTGCACAATAAAGCTCCGGTGTGGAACGACGATACACAGTCCTACGTGCTCAACTTCCACGGGAGGGTCACACAGGCTTCGGTCAAAAACTTTCAGATCGTCCATGATAACGATCGTGAGTACAGTGACGTTCGCCGACTGTGTGCTCgtttccttttctctccctccagcACTGTAACAGCTATCCCTTTCATATCGATATGTATTTTCCCTCCGTGCTTGTGTCTATGCAGCGGACTACATCGTTATGCAGTTCGGTCGTGTTGCTGAGGATGTGTTCACGTTGGACTACAACTACCCCATGTGTGCACTGCAAGCCTTCGCCATCGGCCTGTCCAGTTTCGACAGCAAACTGGCCTGCGAGTGATCCGTGCTGTCTGTAACTTCACACTCCTCCCTCGATCCGTTCGTTCCATTTATTCCACAGCAGGGACGGCTTTTTCTCCtatattttttttggtctctCCTCTCTAAAACTACCGCGCTCCTTCCCGTCTAGTCGTACTTTTATGCACGAGCTCTGCTTACGATGAAGGAACCCGTCTTGAcgacgattttttttttccaaggagAGAAATGAAAGGTCAAAGTAATCTATCGAGCGAAACTGCAGCATTCACACGGAATATGGTGGAGTTCTGTAGTAAAGTCCTTGCACACTGCACTGTTGAGACAAAATAGTATTTTCTTAAATTTCATTCGGTTTTTATTCCTCTCGTTAAGATCATTTAAAAGAATGCAGTATGTAATTAGGAAACCATCATGCCACTTTGTTAGAAATAGAAAAAACAGAGAATATTATAAGGGAAAGCGATCATATGTATAC
The genomic region above belongs to Ictalurus punctatus breed USDA103 chromosome 14, Coco_2.0, whole genome shotgun sequence and contains:
- the tulp3 gene encoding tubby-related protein 3 isoform X3, giving the protein MSYYISSLNDDGVSLRQQKLEKQRVLLEQKQRRKRQEPLMVQPNPEARPRRSRPRRSEEQALLVDSRLSITNDVIFDAGIDGPAAFLGPEASELGTKVQVQTVSPPQNLSPPLPEEPERDGDTETLLEPKTDIHTLLQRRGLSDSMNYDEVSDDDNDDEDGAGSLSPNTESTRPASASSTKSSTECVTVASPTAEGPSIEVDNLEEFVLRPAPRGVPVKCRITRDKKGMDRGLYPTYFMHLEREDGKKLFLLAGRKRKKSKTSNYLISVDATDLSREAESFVGKLRSNLMGTKFTVYDNGTNPSKNSGALLEESSTRQELAAICYETNVLGFKGPRKMTVVIPGMNMNFERVPVRPTNDQESLLSKWQNRSLENLIELHNKAPVWNDDTQSYVLNFHGRVTQASVKNFQIVHDNDPDYIVMQFGRVAEDVFTLDYNYPMCALQAFAIGLSSFDSKLACE
- the tulp3 gene encoding tubby-related protein 3 isoform X2; this translates as MSYYIRPSSSSSFSSAATASSLNDDGVSLRQQKLEKQRVLLEQKQRRKRQEPLMVQPNPEARPRRSRPRRSEEQALLVDSRLSITNDVIFDGIDGPAAFLGPEASELGTKVQVQTVSPPQNLSPPLPEEPERDGDTETLLEPKTDIHTLLQRRGLSDSMNYDEVSDDDNDDEDGAGSLSPNTESTRPASASSTKSSTECVTVASPTAEGPSIEVDNLEEFVLRPAPRGVPVKCRITRDKKGMDRGLYPTYFMHLEREDGKKLFLLAGRKRKKSKTSNYLISVDATDLSREAESFVGKLRSNLMGTKFTVYDNGTNPSKNSGALLEESSTRQELAAICYETNVLGFKGPRKMTVVIPGMNMNFERVPVRPTNDQESLLSKWQNRSLENLIELHNKAPVWNDDTQSYVLNFHGRVTQASVKNFQIVHDNDPDYIVMQFGRVAEDVFTLDYNYPMCALQAFAIGLSSFDSKLACE
- the tulp3 gene encoding tubby-related protein 3 isoform X1, whose amino-acid sequence is MSYYIRPSSSSSFSSAATASSLNDDGVSLRQQKLEKQRVLLEQKQRRKRQEPLMVQPNPEARPRRSRPRRSEEQALLVDSRLSITNDVIFDAGIDGPAAFLGPEASELGTKVQVQTVSPPQNLSPPLPEEPERDGDTETLLEPKTDIHTLLQRRGLSDSMNYDEVSDDDNDDEDGAGSLSPNTESTRPASASSTKSSTECVTVASPTAEGPSIEVDNLEEFVLRPAPRGVPVKCRITRDKKGMDRGLYPTYFMHLEREDGKKLFLLAGRKRKKSKTSNYLISVDATDLSREAESFVGKLRSNLMGTKFTVYDNGTNPSKNSGALLEESSTRQELAAICYETNVLGFKGPRKMTVVIPGMNMNFERVPVRPTNDQESLLSKWQNRSLENLIELHNKAPVWNDDTQSYVLNFHGRVTQASVKNFQIVHDNDPDYIVMQFGRVAEDVFTLDYNYPMCALQAFAIGLSSFDSKLACE